The Pongo abelii isolate AG06213 chromosome 20, NHGRI_mPonAbe1-v2.0_pri, whole genome shotgun sequence genome window below encodes:
- the LOC112130155 gene encoding small nuclear ribonucleoprotein G-like, with protein MSKAHPLELKNFMDKKLSLKLNGGRHVQGILRGFDPFMNLVIDECVEMATSGQQNNIGMVEIRGNSIIMSEALE; from the coding sequence ATGAGCAAAGCTCACCCTCTTGAGTTGAAAAATTTTATGGACAAGAAGTTATCACTGAAATTAAATGGTGGTAGACATGTCCAAGGAATATTGCGGGGATTTGATCCCTTTATGAACCTTGTGATAGATGAATGTGTGGAGATGGCGACTAGTGGACAACAGAACAATATTGGAATGGTGGAAATACGAGGAAATAGTATCATCATGTCAGAAGCCTTGGAATGA